Proteins from a single region of Pyrus communis chromosome 6, drPyrComm1.1, whole genome shotgun sequence:
- the LOC137737284 gene encoding uncharacterized protein, protein MEGELKVDKFGYEVRTSSDACISAINAFYDQVLNYRRRRSVILEAAAHDDQCVLANILAAYFLSSDPSRAPSHLQAAKSRLEQATPYEKAVFDAVNCLISKDRDDDVAFELHSKLLKSFPRDLASLQRAQVLCFYMARPGLSLDLVQQVLPSNEQEDFVYGMLAFPLLELGRMEEAEKAAKKGYEINKRDCWVQHNMCHVLQYNCRFKEAVEFMEECSPSWDLCSSFMFTHNWWHVALCYLEGRAPIQRIRDLYDHFIWKELERPDAPRPEVYLNALGLLLRVHVRGEMDAFEDHLKTLANCVTDQANWYLDWQFDILVLWALAYTGEISRAEELLKGLKSRITKMNEKKQQFMQNAILLAEATYEYGKGNEKQALELLGHDFDADNYKMIGASGEQIDIFNEVWYCMLLNNGQAAKAIEVLKKRIKSREGIPFLWRLLERGYKLTGRDEEAATASEEAKRLENAYFP, encoded by the exons ATGGAGGGAGAGTTAAAAGTTGATAAATTTGGATACGAGGTGAGGACCTCTTCCGACGCCTGCATCTCCGCCATCAACGCCTTCTACGACCAG GTTTTAAACTATCGGCGGCGCCGGTCGGTGATATTGGAGGCGGCGGCGCACGACGACCAGTGCGTGCTTGCTAACATTCTGGCTGCTTACTTCCTCTCATCCGATCCTTCCCGAGCTCCTTCTCATCTCCAAGCCGCCAAGTCCCGGCTG GAACAAGCTACCCCGTACGAGAAAGCAGTGTTTGATGCtgtcaattgtttgatttctaaGGATAGAGACGATGATGTTGCTTTCGAGTTGCATTCAAAG CTCCTGAAAAGTTTTCCTAGAGATTTGGCTTCTCTGCAAAGGGCCCAAGTGCTCTGCTTCTACATGGCTCGACCTGGCCTTTCGTTGGATCTTGTTCAACAG GTTCTACCCAGCAATGAACAAGAAGATTTTGTATATGGCATGCTTGCTTTTCCTTTATTGGAGCTTGGACGAATGGAAGAGGCTGAGAAAGCTGCGAAAAAGGGATATGAAATCAACAAGCGTGACTGCTGGGTGCAACATAAT ATGTGCCATGTTCTTCAGTATAATTGCCGCTTTAAAGAAGCAGTAGAGTTCATGGAAGAATGCTCACCTTCATGGGATTTGTGTTCGTCATTCAT GTTCACACACAATTGGTGGCATGTAGCTCTTTGTTATTTAGAAGGTCGTGCTCCAATCCAAAGAATCCGAGATTTATATGACCATTTTATCTGGAAGGAGTTGGAGAGACCTGATGCTCCACGTCCAGAG GTCTACTTGAATGCCCTTGGGTTGTTGTTACGGGTGCATGTTCGGGGTGAAATGGATGCCTTTGAGGACCATTTGAAGACCTTAGCGAATTGTGTGACAGATCAA GCCAACTGGTATTTAGATTGGCAGTTTGACATATTAGTTTTATGGGCGTTGGCTTATACTGGTGAAATTTCAAGGGCAGAAGAATTGCTCAAGGGCTTGAAATCCAG AATTACTAAGATGAACGAAAAGAAGCAACAGTTCATGCAGAACGCAATACTG CTTGCAGAAGCCACGTACGAGTATGGGAAGGGTAACGAAAAACAAGCATTAGAATTGCTTGGTCACGACTTTGATGCAGATAACTACAAG ATGATCGGAGCATCGGGTGAACAGATTGATATATTCAATGAGGTATGGTACTGTATGCTGCTTAACAATGGACAAGCTGCAAAAG CAATTGAAGTGCTTAAGAAGCGGATCAAATCAAGAGAGGGTATCCCTTTCCTTTGGCGCCTGCTG GAGAGAGGCTATAAACTGACAGGCAGGGATGAGGAGGCGGCAACTGCAAGCGAGGAGGCCAAGCGTTTGGAGAACGCATATTTCCCGTAA